TATGTGACTCCTATCTACCTCCCTACCCTTGTCCCTGCCCACTCCCCATTTCAAATTTTACTGGTGTTTCCTGAATATATCCCTGTGTTTCAATCAGCAGATGTTTACTGCATAactaatatgtgccaggcactgtgccaccAGGTACAATAGAGAGTAGACTTGGTCCCAGCCATTGTGAAGCCTCAGGGAAACCAGCATGAGGATCACTGaacatgtctattccagttatgcattTTGGAACTGGGCCAATAAGCACAAGATAGGCTCAGGGGCCCACTAGATACTTGAGATGCTATACTAATGTTGGACAAAtgagattttaaatgcaaaactatttTCATCTGAGGGAGAGTCTGATTATTAGAGTTCctatcaaaatattcaaatggccaaaatcCAATAGAGAagtaaagataaagaaacaagaagacacgACCcattgaagggaaaaaatatatacaacctcAAAGAAGGGTTGACATtcgaagaactaatcaaagaaatcaaGTGAACTCTTCTATATAGGTTCAGTGAACTAAGGGAAAGCATGGGCATAGAactcaaggaaatcaagaagatgatgcatgaataaagggaagaattaataattttgaaaaaacagTTTGTTAGTTCTTCACgaagttaagtataaaatcaTCATATGATTcagaaatcccattactaggaatatattcagaggaactacAAGTAGGGAcacgaatgaacatttgcacagcaatattTATAGTGGCATACTCACAATTACTTACAGATGGAAAGAACCCAAATATCTACCAATGGACaagaggctaaacaaactgtactatattcatatgatggatACTAGGCAGCTGAAAGACAGAATaatgtcatgaagcatgcaacaacgtggatgaatcttgagaatgttttgttgtgcaaaataagccagaaacaaaaggataaatccTGTATTGCCTCATTAACATGAACTAACTgcaatgagcaaactctgagattAAAGTTGAGGAAtgcaggttatcaagagatagaaaaagggtcGAATTTGGacacttgatgctgaaggagtgcATGATATTCAACAGAATTGAtagtcaaaatccagaaatggatactacaatactatgtgatggttgcacaatattgtaagtataatgaacaaagctgaatgtgagtatggtggAAAGTGGAAGTCTAGGGTCTTAAATGACACCAGAAGTAAAAATAGAGGATGAAATCTGGAATGTGTAATGTAGCAATACCTAGAGAGTTTGTACATAAATGAAtttcaccattgcaaggtgttgaaaaaaGGTGTCATATggagaaaatacaattaatgcagaCTAGGAAGTATTCACAACATTCTGGTATTCTTTAAATAATTCTAAGAAAAAGCAATATACCCAAGCTAAATGACAACAGAGGAGCATAtaagggagggatatgggatCCTTGTTGtagtttacttattttttcttttctttcttgccaaaagaaatggaaatgcacTCATTTGGATTGTAAACTTCTCCACATAAGGAAGATTTGAAATTGTCACAAGCATTGGGTAGTACCAATTTATTAGGCCAAGACCTTAAACTTAGAGTTTGCCCTTGTGAAACATATTCCTGTGAAGAAGCTAAACCTGCTTATAACCATGCCTGAGAGTCACAACGAGGGAgcttctgttgttgctcagatgaagcTTCTCTCTTTAAGCTTTCTCCACAGGCAAACTGACGGCCTTCCCCTAGATGGGACATGAACCCAGGGCTGTAAAATTCCCTAGTAACATGGAAtctgactcctggagatgaggCTGATGCTAGCATCATAGGATTAAGAAAGATttcctgacccaaagggggaagacaaATGAAGCAAAATACAGATTTAGTGTCTGAGTGATTTCAAGcacagtcaagaggtcattctacaggttattcttatggattaaaTAGATATCTGTGTCATTTTTCAGGGAGTATTGGaataactagagggaaatacctgaaacaaaatgtagtcttgtcttgaagatgattgtataatatacgGTTTTTAGAATGTGAGgagtgattttgaaaaccttattactgacactgcctttatccagtgtacgggcagatgagtaagatcataaagacaaaaaaaataataagtgggGAAACGGTGaaggatgttttggatgttcattttacttttatttttattcttatttttactgtttatggagtaaaaaaatgtgtgaaaataGGTTGTGATGAtcaatgcacagctatatgatgatatcatgaaCACTGAAATTATGCcatggatgattatatgatatgtgaatatatgacagtaaaattacatttaaaatagacAAACTGAATGatacaaatgctagagaaaatgtggagagatacTATTGGGAGGGAAGTTGAAtgctgcagcccctctggagggcagtagactggttccataggaggctaagtatagggttccTATATGATCCTGTGATCCCAGTATTAGGTATACaggtggaagaactgaaagcagggtcatgAATAGACCCTACTATTTTCACACTGGCATCCATGGCAACAATATTTTTGATTTGCAATTGATGGATGTGGCCTATGGGTACATTGATAAGGAATACAAGGCAAAACTGTGGTGCATATATATGATAGAATGTTGAGgagcttcaagaaggaatgaagctgtaagGCATGCAGCAAGGtgagtgaaacttgaggacataatgttgagtgaaataagccaacaatgaaaggacaaatattctttggtgtttgtcctggtttgaaaggattatgtaccctagaaatgccgtgttttaatcttgatccaactcatggagacagctgtttcttttaattcctgaatagagagtgagatcttgtttttCTGAACAGATTAACATAATACCCTAATAAATTCCACAGTATTTTggacacaaaataaaaaagactttgcaaatccccttgagggaatggggaaaaaCATTGAAGAATTTATCTTCCCCATcttgggaattcctaatattatcTCAATCTTAAAGCATGTCCTTATGAAAGCTATTTCCACAATGGTGATGTtaggcctacttataattatgcctaagagtcactctcagaaaatctcttttgttactctgatgtggcctctctttaagccaaactcTGTAAAAAACTCATTTTCCTCTCCACCATTTGGGGTATGATTCCCATGGGTGtgtctccctggaaacataggatatgacttccagggatgagactggccctgtcATCATGGGATTGGAAATACCTTgttgaccaaaatgaggaaaagaaataagcaaaattcAATTTCAGGGGTCAAGAGGCATCAAATAGAGTCGAGTTTTTCTGTTGGCTGTTACTCTTATGCAGACATCAGTCAGATATTAAATATctccacagtatgccaagccacCACCAAAAATATTCCTTAAAATCCTAAAGGAAACCCTGGACTTGAAGTAAGAATTCATAAAAGTCCTtcatattaagtttatttttttcagaaactataGGGCTCCAAATTCTTGCTATCCCAGATAATCCCTGAAACACAGAGGTTACAGTTTCTCAAAGGACATCAACCAGTTTCTTTCCTCATCTGGTAAGGTCAACATCTATTTCCTGCATGAAgataaaatggtcattgccaagattttcctgaagattgagagagtgATCAAATGTGAAGGAGAATTGTAACTGGGAATTAGAATTttacaaatgattgtgactactgactcgTAGATATGTCacaacctttttattttctagtacgTTTGAATAGCCAGAATGAAATATGTGAAACTGtagtaatccaatagccttgatatttgataatgattgcatagctgTAGAGCTTTCATCATGTGACATTTGATTGTAAATCCTTGAGACTGACACCTCCTCTATCCAGGGTATCAgcagatgaaaattaaaataaacacatgcatgagaaataataataatggtgattGGGAATATGATGGGAAATACCcatatgtaaactatggacaatcaTTAAAGAATTACTTTGTTAAATTTTCATCAATTGTTAAAAGTGTTAACTACTGTTAGCAAAGAAGTAGAGTTATAAAAAAAGTATTATCATCCATTCCAACAAACACTGCACCACCATGTATGTGTTGATTATGGGGTGGTGTATATCAATCTGTATTTTACTCATGAGTTTTCCTTAAACCAcaacttctaataaaataaaaacatcaaattGAACATCAATGGTTGAAATATAcatttatgaaattttaaaatttccttgaaGTGGAACTCAAAGAAAATTGGCTGCCATAGAAACCAAGGaggaatccagaaaaagatattagacaataaaacaaatttatgtttGTAGATTTTCCCTAATTCCTGCAGTTATTGCAAAGAAAGCATTCCTTGCCATCATATTTCATTCCTACAGCACAAGAGAACTTCTCTGCTTAATTCAAGTGATTCTTTTGTTCCACTGACTCTGTTTCCACCCAAGGTAGCAGAGAAAAGCAAAACCCACTTATCAAaacttaaagaaatgaaacagatcAATAATCTGAGTTTGCATGATTTATCTCAGAGCTACATGGTTGTGTTGAATACTTCTGAGGAGGGTGGACTGAAATAGAGGGAAAATGAGAATGTTGACACTGGTGGAAGACCACTAGGACATGTTGTCCAAGACCTTCTCATCCAACATTGAAACTCTGTTATTTGCTTCTCTTTGAAACTCAGCTCTTGACAAGCGTGGAAGGATTCATTCTtcctttatattatatatatgcccTTTGACACTGGCTAGGTTTTTTATGGTGCATTCTTAGTGGTGAGGACTCTGCTAAAGGTTTCTACAGTGTATGAATTTAAATCATGTTCCCCATTTCGGATAGTGCTTATTATAACTTCTACTACTGTTGACAATTAATCTTCCAACAGAAAGCATGCATCTCTGTTGTATGCCTTAAATATTGCATGAAAAGgtctcagcaaaaaaaaattttggatgTATCCAATTGAATTCTATTGAACAGAGCTTATTGACCCAAAATGAGTCTCTTCCTCCTTCTATATAACATAACATTGAAAATTTGAGGACAAGAATCAAATCCTCTCTTTCTACTGGAAAATAATAGTTCGCCCTGTAACATGGTATTTATCTCTCACCATGattcctgaaaatttattttgcagaTATCTAAATTTTAATAGACTCTTcaacattttccttcaaaaaaactgaacacTGTACTTTTTTCACCAATAGCACagaatttgcttaattttttgttttcatatatagattcttcaagaataaaatttaattttctgtgagaATAAATCTATCCCTTCAACTCAGATTGAATCATAATTGTTATCACTTAATTTAATGGTTCTGGAGAAGAATAAAGTTTTACTAACAAACCCAGGAATATGAGAAATAACTGGAGTTGCTGGAATGGTAATAGAAGGATAGCTTGGAGATTTGGCATATTTGGCAGTACAGTTGTGGTTTCAATTACTCTCTTAGAGCATGCTCTacaaaatgtcttttcttcaGAACCTGTCCACTAGCTGGGTgcattggaaagaaaacaggaagtctTTGGACATTTTGAAGGAGATACAATCGCCCTTCCTCCTGAACTGCACTCAAGTGTAAGTGTGGCATCCCACATGGCATCTACATAATATGGAGAGACATGGATGAGGTGGACTAGCCCTTAACAAGCAtttcccttccttccagttttgggtcctgtgttggagaggatgctgaACTAGCAGGTGCATGTGTAATCAATACTTATGGGAAGAGTTTCTTATATCTGAATTGCAGAAAATTTTGCATTTGCCAATCTAAAACTTTAGTGGAGTCTTCTTGATTATAAAATCTTCCTGAGGATAGCAGAAGCATCACGTTTCCTGGTTTgactgttttctaaatgtttttttccagTTGTTTTTCTAGCTGAAAGACATACCTTTAGCTTAATCAGAAGCATTGAGAGTATTTGCTTACTAAATTTCAtcacaaatatttttgagattatttttaaagagatttctGCTTCAAGAAAAGAAGTAATGCAAGTAAATTATTAGATACAGGAACTGATTGCAAATGCATGGAGTTTCCTGGATACGATTCAGGGAATTGATACATCAACTTGTTTGAAGTGAGACCACAATGATGCTgttttctttggataaatgtataCAACTAGTGCATATTTTGCAATAGAAAAGGATAATTCATAATGTATTTCTTATACTCAACACTAAAGAAAGTGCTTATCAAAGACTTTTGGAAAACTGCTTGGTttttgtgataaaatattttgttaagaattcaAACTCAATGCATGTGGACTTAGGTGCGTTTTTATTTGTCCTGGAGAGAAATCAAAAAGTGACAAGCTGACAGCTTTAATTCACATATTATGACATAATCAAAACCAAGAGATTTGCAGCACTGCATGAGTCAAATATGTTTTGTCTGCAAATTACATTGCTGACGTGGGTATGACTAAAACAGAGTCTGACCCTTGGGTTAATATCTTGCAATATAAGTGAATTCACATCCCTACCAaagatataaaatgaacaaaataagtgACCACATCATTTTTCCTAAACTGGACATTACCTCAGAGCAATCTCTCATCTCAAAATGTCAGTCTAATGTGCCAATGGCTCTGATGAAGAAAGCACTAGTGGTATTCTGCCTCACAAAGAATAGGACATCTACAAAAAACCGTGATGTTATAACTTAATATCTTGCTTTAATAGTTTAAAAAGATACAGTTAGCAAAGGGAAAATGATGCAAATTGTGTTTCAGGATCAGTGAAGGATGCCTATGAGTGTAGGAAGTGCCAAGGGAAAGTTACTGAAAAAAATCCTTGcctataaaaaaatgtttaaagagcaAATTTGCATCCCTCAAAGAAATCCAATCATAGTAAAACCATCAATCATTGAAGAATCAGGGCTGTAATGTCTCTTATATCCTCACCTAACTTTTATGGAATATTTAGGAGAAAGTCACAGATGGAGTTAAATGTGGCTTATTGAAACTTCATCATGTTGTGACTAAAGTCCAGGCTGTGCCCTGTTTCAAGAGCTGATTAACACAACTTTGGCAACAGGTGCCGAGCATTTGAAATGGCAAATGGTTTTGGCTAAAAGCATATAACACAAGAGTAGTTTATTTCTGCTTCCAGGAGGCAAAACACCTCCACCCCTCCAGTAATTACAATAAGTTTATATGTCCCTAATGTCCTGTATTAAACATTTACCACTGAATATTCAGGTAAAGGAGTCTAGCTCAATACTGAATCCCGGGAATATATTCCAAGATgtcaaatgaattaatgaaagtacagaatatataatgttttttgataaatgtaaaatagagataaagtCTAGTAATAGAGCAAAGAGTATATTAACTTTATATACACTGATAAGCATcatttgatttacatttcacAATATTTAACCCCTGTTAATGAAGAGTAAATTTCTGAACTTGAGGCAAAGGACACATGTACATACAGACTTTCTCagtaggaaattatttttaaggcatGTTTTATGTCTTTGTTCCTAAGACTATAGAtaaaggggttcagcatgggagtgACCACTGTGTACATCATGGAAGCTATTGTCCTTGCCTTTGTGTTTTGTGTAGCTGCAGAACTAAGATACACTCCAAGACCTGTACCATAAAACAATGACACCACTGAAAGATGAGACCCACAGgtagaaaatgctttatacttTCCCCCACGtgatgaaattctcaaaatagaGCATGCAATCTTAGTGTAAGAGAAAAGGATGCCAGTGAGTGGAATACCACCCAGAATTCCAGTTGCAAAATACATCACTAGATCATTGAGGAAGGTGTCAGAACATGCAAGTTGGATTACTTGAGAAAGTTCACAAAAAAAGTGAGGAATTTCCAACTCTGTACAAAAAGACAATCGCAAATACACTAGGCATTGTAAAAGAGAGTCCAGAACACTCAATATCCATGATGCCAGCAACAAGAAACAACAGATTCTGGGGTTCATGATGACCATGTAGTGcagtgggtgacagatggccacataacgGTCATAAGCCATCATGGCTAAGAGGAAGTTGTCTAGTCCTccaaaaaccaagaaaaaatacaTCTGGGTGAGGCAGTTTCTATAACTTATAGTTTTGGTGTCTGTGTGGATATTCTCCAGCATCTTTGGGACAGTGGTGGAGGTGAAACAGATGTCTGAAAAAGACAGGTtagcaaggaagaagtacatgggcgtGTGCAGGTGGGCATCAGAGATGGTGGCCAAGATTATGAGAAGGTTCCCAGTGAGAGTGACCAAGTACATCATCAGGAATAGAGCAAATAGAAGGGTCTGCACTTCAGTGTCTTCTGAGAGTCCCaggaggataaattctgaaacacgtGTTTCATTCTCTAATTCCATGTAAGTCATGAAACTGCTGGAGCAGAGACCAGAGAAAAGAAGATTTAGGTACAAGTACCTCTCAGCAAATTAACATAAATGCTATGGTTTGGATTGcaaacattttgaattttttataattatattaaattatatacagATTTACTGCCCTCTATCTGAAAATATCAGGGTAAATACATGttcctccctctcttttattCTATTCTTCACAAGCCATTCATGGTTAGAATTTTGAACTTATTCCCAAGGTAATATGCTCCACTACAAATGCTCTTAGccttttttttattcaaaaattatttgaccACTTATTCTGCACCATATAATGAAAAAGTTGGGGTATGCATattggtatttttatttgtaatcaacattactaaattgtacacttgaaaatggttaggctgtgaaattttaagttgtatatcgattactacaataaaatttaaaagaaataaaattttccatctttatggatagaaatatcaatattgttGGTATTCTATTTCATCTCTACCTGATCTATACTTTCAGCTCAACCCCATACTCAATGGCAGGAAGTTAGTTTATAGATATtgacaaaataattctaaattttatagGTAAAGACAAAAGTTATTGATTGCTTAAACAATACTGAAAAAACCGAAGTTGTACAATCAATACTACCAGATTTCAAGTCTAACTATGCAGATGTGATGATCAAACTATGTATTGGTGAAATAGAGCTCAGTAAACACACAATCAGATGCTGGGGAAGTCAAAAACAGACCCACACAAGCACAGTCAACTGGACTATGATAAAGAGGGAAGGGCAATTTAATTGAAAAAGTGCAATCTTTTCAACAACTGCTGTGGAGCAATGGCACACAGACCTGCAAAACAGAAAAGTGTCATAACCAAACACTGtatacatttcaaaaaaattaaatcaaatgaaTCCTttactcaaaattaaaatgtgaagtACAATACTTCAAGAATAAAATATCCAAGAAAACCTGGTGGCCTGTACTTTGGTGGTGAGGTTTTAGAAATAGCACCCACATCATGATCCACAattgaagaatatttaaaaattggacttaattaaaatataaaacttatgttATGTGAAAGACACTGATAAATGATTTCTATCTGAAGTACAAAGAACTCTTAACACCCAACAATAAGAAAGGAAActcccaattaaaaatgggtgaaaTTTCTGA
This is a stretch of genomic DNA from Tamandua tetradactyla isolate mTamTet1 chromosome 4, mTamTet1.pri, whole genome shotgun sequence. It encodes these proteins:
- the LOC143680394 gene encoding olfactory receptor 7A17-like; this encodes MELENETRVSEFILLGLSEDTEVQTLLFALFLMMYLVTLTGNLLIILATISDAHLHTPMYFFLANLSFSDICFTSTTVPKMLENIHTDTKTISYRNCLTQMYFFLVFGGLDNFLLAMMAYDRYVAICHPLHYMVIMNPRICCFLLLASWILSVLDSLLQCLVYLRLSFCTELEIPHFFCELSQVIQLACSDTFLNDLVMYFATGILGGIPLTGILFSYTKIACSILRISSRGGKYKAFSTCGSHLSVVSLFYGTGLGVYLSSAATQNTKARTIASMMYTVVTPMLNPFIYSLRNKDIKHALGMVISRFSFFTGICFTRANSKFKVLA